The following are from one region of the Methylophilus sp. DW102 genome:
- a CDS encoding MOSC domain-containing protein, with protein sequence MQTATLRDLTQHFSQHGRLENIYLRPDRGQPCLSPNQALAIANRGLQGDRASLRASSQANGSKRQVTLLQAEHLPVIAALTGRAQVDPAVLRRNLIVSGLNLLAAKSLFKDQPLHLLIGEVVLEVTGPCEPCSRMEQVLGTGGYNAMRGHGGVTARVLNGGWLQQGDTVRVMVAESATDAPLQSSLSF encoded by the coding sequence ATGCAAACCGCCACCCTGCGTGACTTAACCCAGCACTTTAGCCAACACGGTCGACTGGAAAACATTTACCTTCGTCCAGATCGCGGCCAGCCTTGTTTGTCACCCAATCAAGCCTTAGCGATAGCAAACCGTGGATTGCAAGGGGATAGAGCAAGCTTGCGCGCGTCATCACAAGCGAATGGTAGCAAACGGCAAGTAACCTTGCTGCAAGCCGAGCATTTACCAGTGATTGCGGCACTGACTGGTCGGGCGCAGGTGGATCCGGCGGTGCTCAGGCGCAACCTGATTGTCTCCGGGCTCAATCTGCTGGCGGCTAAATCGCTGTTTAAAGATCAGCCCTTGCATCTATTGATAGGTGAAGTGGTGCTGGAGGTGACTGGCCCTTGTGAGCCATGCTCACGTATGGAGCAGGTGCTGGGGACAGGCGGTTACAACGCCATGCGTGGTCATGGCGGGGTCACGGCTCGGGTTTTAAACGGTGGGTGGCTGCAGCAAGGAGACACGGTGCGGGTGATGGTCGCTGAGTCTGCAACAGATGCGCCGTTGCAATCGTCTTTGAGCTTCTAG